From a single Oceanobacillus kimchii X50 genomic region:
- a CDS encoding helix-turn-helix domain-containing protein — protein MDNRIGQIIKHYRLQANMTQAELADGLISVSYLSKIENGNQIPPRDIVELLSQRLDIPVELMNQSKDEHDKLIENWIDYLLREDVDSATNMYENSIKQILEITNSTIDIPIELHKFRYFLLLHDLDKAMQQYQHLNMQSKKFNEMELYYWYKYSGIFWDLQEYHSRALQLFLKAEKHMDKFVLHEQKEHTDLYYRLAKAAFASKDLHKIFHYNKKALELFRSRYLLEECSESHLLFSNYFRQIHDYTQAWKCTEIAEDIASKINCPTLLAKCNESYGSIEIDQQHFQAGIDYLLKSYELCIHSNMEQKIGLILKLIKVYYIQNSSDEVTKWLEQVIISAQEFYGNKINKQTLDIKMLEHRINETNPYALESFIKKDIIPYFEERSLHFELQLYLRQLADAYYYHQQFQLAAYYYQMSLKTHNYLPI, from the coding sequence TTGGATAATAGAATTGGGCAGATTATAAAACATTATCGATTACAAGCCAATATGACCCAAGCAGAACTTGCAGATGGACTGATTTCCGTATCGTATTTGTCCAAGATTGAAAACGGCAATCAAATACCTCCAAGGGACATAGTTGAACTCCTCAGTCAACGATTAGACATACCTGTGGAGTTAATGAACCAAAGTAAGGATGAGCATGATAAGTTAATCGAAAATTGGATTGATTATTTACTTCGAGAAGACGTAGATAGTGCAACTAATATGTATGAAAATAGTATTAAGCAAATTTTAGAAATCACTAATTCTACCATTGATATTCCCATTGAATTACACAAATTCAGGTACTTCTTGTTATTACATGACTTAGATAAAGCAATGCAACAGTATCAACATCTAAATATGCAATCCAAAAAATTTAATGAAATGGAATTATATTATTGGTATAAATACTCAGGAATTTTTTGGGATCTGCAAGAATACCATTCTCGTGCATTACAATTATTTTTGAAAGCAGAAAAACATATGGATAAATTCGTTCTTCACGAACAAAAGGAGCACACAGATTTATATTATCGATTGGCTAAAGCAGCTTTTGCTTCAAAAGATTTACACAAAATTTTCCACTATAATAAAAAAGCATTAGAACTCTTTCGGAGTCGTTATTTATTAGAGGAGTGTTCAGAATCTCATTTGTTATTTTCCAATTACTTTCGACAAATACATGACTATACTCAAGCATGGAAATGTACCGAAATTGCAGAGGACATTGCTAGTAAGATAAATTGTCCCACTCTGCTCGCTAAATGCAATGAAAGCTATGGTTCCATAGAAATTGATCAACAACATTTCCAAGCAGGTATAGACTACTTGTTAAAAAGCTATGAACTTTGTATCCATAGTAATATGGAACAAAAAATAGGCCTCATACTCAAACTTATTAAAGTCTATTATATTCAAAATAGCTCTGATGAAGTTACAAAGTGGCTAGAACAAGTAATAATATCCGCACAAGAATTTTACGGGAATAAAATTAATAAACAAACACTTGATATTAAAATGTTAGAGCATCGGATTAACGAAACGAATCCCTATGCACTTGAATCTTTTATAAAAAAAGATATTATCCCATATTTTGAGGAAAGATCGTTACATTTTGAATTACAACTATATCTACGTCAGTTAGCAGATGCTTATTACTATCATCAACAATTTCAGTTAGCTGCTTATTATTATCAAATGTCCTTAAAGACGCATAACTACTTACCAATCTAA
- the ddlA gene encoding D-alanine--D-alanine ligase yields the protein MKKKVGIVFGGKSAEHEVSLQSAKNIVDAIDSDKYEVYLLGIDKQGNWHVNDRSHYLINEEDPKLISLNKTNEGIAVIPGAEKNQIVTSNSDTSVDQLDVIFPIVHGTLGEDGSLQGMLRMANIPFVGSSVLGSAISMDKDIAKRLLKDAGLKVAKGYAYRSVDRESINYESLKEDLGLPMFIKPANQGSSVGVHKVENEEQFYYAINDAFQFDHKLLVEEAILGREIECAVLGNEKPAASVPGEILPTGEFYSYEAKYIDETGAILQIPAKLEDPVVENIQHIALQAFKALNCEGLARVDVFLTNDNEIVINEINTLPGFTKISMYPKLWEESGVSYRELIEKLIELAIERNQRDQKLKSSRNDG from the coding sequence ATGAAGAAAAAAGTTGGTATTGTATTTGGTGGTAAGTCAGCAGAGCATGAGGTTTCTTTGCAGTCTGCTAAAAATATTGTAGATGCAATTGACTCAGATAAATACGAGGTATACTTATTAGGAATTGATAAGCAAGGAAATTGGCATGTGAATGATCGATCGCATTACTTGATAAATGAAGAGGATCCTAAATTAATTTCATTAAACAAAACAAATGAAGGAATAGCCGTTATTCCTGGAGCAGAAAAAAATCAGATAGTTACTTCAAATTCAGATACTTCTGTAGATCAGTTAGATGTAATTTTCCCAATTGTCCATGGAACACTCGGGGAGGATGGAAGCTTACAAGGAATGCTGCGAATGGCAAACATTCCATTTGTCGGCTCTAGTGTATTGGGTTCTGCTATTAGTATGGATAAAGATATAGCTAAGCGCCTATTGAAAGACGCTGGATTAAAAGTAGCAAAAGGGTATGCTTATCGAAGTGTAGATAGGGAAAGTATTAATTATGAAAGTCTCAAAGAAGACTTAGGACTACCAATGTTTATTAAACCAGCAAACCAAGGTTCGTCAGTTGGTGTTCACAAAGTAGAAAACGAAGAACAATTTTATTATGCAATTAATGATGCTTTTCAATTTGATCACAAATTACTTGTTGAAGAAGCAATCCTAGGCAGGGAAATTGAGTGTGCTGTTTTAGGCAATGAAAAACCAGCAGCTTCTGTACCAGGTGAAATTTTACCAACTGGAGAATTTTACTCTTATGAAGCAAAATATATTGATGAAACTGGGGCAATACTTCAAATTCCTGCTAAACTAGAAGATCCGGTAGTAGAGAATATACAACATATTGCTTTACAAGCTTTTAAAGCATTGAATTGTGAAGGCTTGGCAAGAGTTGATGTATTTTTAACAAATGACAATGAAATTGTAATCAATGAAATAAATACACTTCCAGGTTTTACAAAAATAAGCATGTATCCAAAATTATGGGAAGAAAGTGGAGTTTCTTATCGAGAACTAATTGAGAAATTAATAGAACTTGCTATAGAGAGAAATCAACGTGATCAAAAATTAAAGAGTTCTAGAAATGATGGGTAG
- a CDS encoding endonuclease/exonuclease/phosphatase family protein gives MIRWLSTAVIVSLFVIVSFPVEIVYSSSIERIDLKVGTFNVAAGNGLDGEYNIERLADTISDLDVDIIGLQEVDVHWGYRSNFDHMMEELASRLDMEYFFAPIYDLEPVNEGDPNRQFGVGVLSKYPIIEAENRNITRLSTQVPNPTPTAEPGFLQAKINVEGAEVMFYVTHLDYRADPTIREMQVADMQEIMSEGNYNILVGDMNARSKATELSPLFTDFVDVWNENDTDGNTFPADNPDRRIDYILASKRMEVKAAEVQNDVESSDHLPVIAEIEVVSGNHSTSFEGLEWLIDYYERQAAFHDQRIHSALTGQINVLKHYHKTNNVDKLLRHLERLDNTIQHLGEEGIIEEEAVVEINEDINYLYSIVD, from the coding sequence ATGATTCGATGGTTAAGCACCGCTGTTATTGTAAGTTTGTTTGTAATTGTTAGTTTTCCAGTAGAAATTGTTTACTCCAGTTCAATCGAGAGAATAGATTTAAAGGTTGGTACTTTTAATGTAGCTGCCGGTAACGGTTTAGATGGTGAATATAATATCGAGAGATTAGCTGATACCATAAGTGATTTAGATGTGGATATAATTGGACTACAAGAAGTTGATGTTCATTGGGGATATAGAAGTAATTTTGATCATATGATGGAGGAGTTAGCGAGTAGATTAGATATGGAATACTTTTTTGCGCCAATCTATGATCTAGAACCAGTTAATGAAGGTGATCCTAATAGGCAGTTTGGTGTGGGAGTTCTAAGTAAATATCCAATAATAGAAGCAGAAAATAGAAATATCACAAGGTTATCTACACAAGTTCCCAATCCTACTCCAACAGCTGAACCTGGATTTTTACAAGCGAAAATTAATGTTGAAGGCGCTGAAGTAATGTTTTATGTAACCCATTTAGACTACCGGGCAGACCCAACTATACGTGAAATGCAAGTTGCCGATATGCAAGAAATTATGAGTGAAGGGAATTATAATATTCTTGTAGGGGACATGAATGCTAGGTCTAAAGCTACAGAGTTAAGTCCGTTATTTACAGATTTTGTAGATGTGTGGAATGAGAACGATACAGATGGAAATACCTTTCCGGCGGATAATCCAGATCGACGAATTGATTATATACTTGCCTCGAAACGTATGGAAGTAAAAGCTGCAGAAGTACAAAATGATGTGGAATCCTCTGATCACTTGCCAGTCATTGCAGAAATTGAAGTGGTCTCTGGGAATCATTCGACTTCTTTTGAAGGATTGGAATGGTTAATTGATTATTATGAAAGACAAGCAGCTTTTCATGATCAACGCATTCACTCAGCATTAACGGGACAAATAAATGTATTAAAGCATTATCATAAAACCAATAATGTAGATAAATTACTGCGACACCTTGAACGATTAGATAATACTATTCAACATTTAGGTGAAGAAGGAATAATAGAGGAGGAGGCGGTAGTAGAAATTAATGAGGATATAAATTATTTATACAGTATTGTAGATTAG
- the guaC gene encoding GMP reductase, translated as MENVFDYEDIQLIPAKCVVNSRSECDTTVTLGKRTFKLPVVPANMQTIIDEKIARYLAEENYFYIMHRFEPQKRMNFIKDMHENNLFSSISVGVKTDEYGFIEELAAQQLVPDYITIDIAHGHSDAVIKMIKHIKENLPSSFVIAGNVGTPEAVRELENAGADATKVGIGPGKVCITKIKTGFGTGGWQLAALRWCAKAASKPIIADGGIRTHGDIAKSIRFGASMVMIGSLFAGHEESPGETIEKDGKKIKEYFGSASEFQKGEKKNVEGKKMYVEHKGPLQDTLTEMEQDLQSSISYAGGQQLEAIRNVDYVVVKNSIFNGDKVF; from the coding sequence ATGGAAAATGTATTTGATTATGAAGATATTCAACTAATACCCGCAAAATGTGTGGTAAATAGTAGATCAGAATGTGATACGACAGTAACTCTTGGTAAAAGAACATTTAAATTACCTGTTGTACCTGCTAATATGCAGACTATTATTGATGAAAAGATTGCTAGATATTTAGCTGAGGAAAATTATTTTTATATAATGCATCGTTTTGAACCCCAAAAACGAATGAATTTTATTAAAGATATGCATGAGAATAATTTATTCTCTTCTATAAGTGTTGGAGTAAAAACAGATGAATATGGATTTATCGAAGAATTAGCAGCTCAACAATTAGTTCCTGACTATATAACGATCGATATTGCACATGGTCATTCGGATGCAGTTATTAAAATGATCAAGCATATCAAAGAAAACTTACCTAGTTCTTTTGTTATTGCTGGTAATGTAGGAACTCCAGAAGCTGTACGTGAATTGGAAAATGCCGGTGCCGATGCTACAAAAGTTGGAATAGGCCCTGGAAAAGTGTGTATTACAAAAATTAAAACTGGTTTTGGCACAGGTGGATGGCAATTAGCTGCATTACGTTGGTGTGCAAAAGCAGCAAGTAAGCCCATTATTGCAGATGGCGGGATTCGTACACATGGTGACATAGCAAAATCAATTCGTTTTGGAGCTTCCATGGTAATGATAGGTTCATTGTTTGCTGGACATGAGGAATCACCGGGGGAAACAATTGAAAAAGACGGAAAAAAAATTAAAGAATATTTTGGTTCTGCATCAGAATTTCAAAAAGGTGAAAAGAAAAATGTAGAAGGTAAGAAAATGTATGTAGAGCATAAAGGCCCCCTTCAAGATACATTAACTGAAATGGAACAAGATCTTCAATCTTCCATTTCCTATGCAGGCGGTCAGCAATTAGAGGCTATTCGAAATGTAGATTATGTAGTTGTTAAGAATTCGATTTTTAATGGTGATAAAGTATTTTAA
- a CDS encoding ABC1 kinase family protein: MQRYREIVVAFSRNGFGYFVRELGLHKITSLPKRLFEQGDKEVHNKTTGERIRLFLEELGPTFIKLGQIASTRQDLIPKNIIEELEKLQDQVAPFSFSDVQEIIGRELQEPINAVFKSFDEHPIAAASIGQVHYGVLQSGQEVAVKIQRPNLEEKVHTDLEILMSIAKLAESRLEWAKKYQLSAIIKEFSNSLIAELDYTLEGRNAHRIAQQFKKHEDVVVPDVYWNLTTEKVLTMEYIKGIKLDENKKLVREGYNPQLIAEKLIQKQFQQILIDGFFHADPHPGNVMILPNHKILFMDFGMVGRLTSSMKDHLSSLIVAIMRQNTKSIIKAIYRMGIVSENVDADYMYADIDDLRDKYYDIPFSQVSIGEAINDLFRVATTHGIRIPTDLSLVGKSLLTLEGTVERLDPDISIVKIAEPFGKRLLKEKYQPKKVADEVYQQAEDYKDLIMDFPDHINHLYKVIRRGKLPLEISVSRVEAFLRKLDRISNRLSFSIVLLAFSIIMVGLIIGSALAGESSYLWSLPVIEIGFVVAIGMFLWLLYSIFRSGRF; this comes from the coding sequence ATGCAAAGATATAGAGAAATTGTTGTTGCCTTTTCTAGAAATGGATTTGGGTATTTTGTAAGAGAGTTAGGATTGCATAAGATTACCTCCCTACCAAAGCGTTTATTTGAACAAGGAGATAAAGAAGTACATAATAAAACAACTGGTGAAAGAATACGGTTATTCTTAGAGGAATTAGGTCCTACATTTATAAAGCTTGGACAAATTGCAAGTACAAGACAAGATTTAATCCCAAAAAATATTATTGAAGAACTAGAAAAACTACAGGATCAAGTTGCGCCGTTCTCTTTTTCTGATGTGCAAGAAATAATAGGTAGAGAATTACAAGAACCTATAAACGCCGTGTTCAAATCTTTTGATGAACATCCAATTGCTGCAGCTTCTATTGGGCAAGTCCATTATGGGGTACTTCAATCAGGACAAGAAGTCGCTGTTAAAATACAACGCCCAAATTTAGAAGAAAAAGTACATACTGATTTGGAAATATTAATGAGTATAGCAAAATTAGCAGAGTCTAGGCTTGAATGGGCGAAAAAATATCAATTAAGTGCAATTATAAAAGAATTTTCCAATTCGTTAATTGCTGAGTTAGACTATACATTAGAAGGGCGAAATGCACATCGGATTGCACAACAATTTAAGAAACATGAGGATGTAGTTGTACCTGATGTTTATTGGAACCTTACAACTGAAAAAGTTCTCACTATGGAATATATCAAAGGAATTAAACTAGATGAGAATAAGAAGCTTGTTCGTGAAGGCTACAACCCACAATTAATTGCAGAAAAATTAATTCAAAAGCAATTTCAGCAAATCCTTATCGACGGATTCTTTCATGCGGATCCGCATCCTGGTAATGTAATGATTCTCCCCAACCATAAAATTCTTTTCATGGATTTCGGTATGGTTGGGAGATTAACATCGTCAATGAAAGATCATTTATCGTCGCTCATTGTAGCTATAATGAGACAAAACACAAAATCAATAATTAAAGCTATTTATCGAATGGGAATTGTATCAGAGAATGTTGATGCCGACTATATGTATGCAGATATTGATGATTTAAGAGACAAATATTACGATATCCCATTCAGTCAAGTAAGTATTGGAGAAGCAATTAATGATTTATTCCGTGTAGCAACCACACATGGAATAAGGATTCCAACTGACTTATCTTTAGTAGGTAAATCACTATTAACACTTGAAGGGACAGTCGAAAGACTAGATCCTGATATTAGTATTGTGAAAATCGCAGAACCATTTGGAAAAAGATTATTAAAAGAAAAATATCAACCCAAAAAAGTAGCTGATGAGGTATACCAACAAGCGGAAGATTATAAAGATTTAATAATGGATTTTCCGGATCATATTAATCATTTGTATAAAGTCATCCGCAGAGGAAAATTACCATTAGAAATATCCGTTTCGCGAGTGGAAGCATTTTTAAGAAAACTCGATCGGATAAGTAATCGACTTTCGTTTAGCATTGTATTGCTTGCATTCAGTATTATTATGGTAGGGTTAATTATTGGATCAGCTTTAGCAGGAGAATCTTCTTATCTGTGGAGCTTACCTGTAATTGAGATAGGATTTGTCGTGGCAATAGGGATGTTCCTATGGTTACTTTATTCTATCTTTCGTTCGGGAAGATTCTAA
- the esaA gene encoding type VII secretion protein EsaA, with amino-acid sequence MKKVDKRWILFLVLIVALASGLSFLSLHQETETENPNRTQTMAIAIVNEDQGSTFNGTDLAFGDAFTQSINRNNNHEWFVVSRGVAESGLENNTYDMMVVIPNDFSEKSLNINAEDPEPVVLQYKINASENARIKEEAEKTASNILNDFNRRIIDVYFASVIGNLQDAQDNVSAMVDRQALHTNAFNSNVHQPLSGYTDQFNTIKDQTEHSTNSFSSFEELIESYENQLLEEAEQGEAFVSNIEDVVELKENNLSQLLAFNDMFSQFNQGMRATEVDEKLRNLQTANDQINQQLAAGQNNSGQNSVASVVRVQNNPANDNIATATLKLQNYLKRSSEQVSVLQGDVNNYLENGNEEFENTIRNQIESILEDSTEDDIDINKLFQQHDGVALEDINNAIGQLPSLNEDDFSNVGLPKDLEQDIKNVIRVTEQYRSEFESVEIEGDRSKFLKDQIESLRTQVKNGITLSDTVELPKNEKEGQIFTIKIPEGFNLQYLGIQLPGEEEGNYTEYIDENGRVQLPANRAGSFTVNIKVNTEPGEEIFDFYKPLEWSWKLKQEDLDDVDKPENVAYHQSDLQLVASTQVLNINTEEEMSKNDSSGTLTDGGKPGGGDSTGEDNPTSDDDNSGEGGKNEGANETTDPVETEEPSDPEEQPEAPEEENPEEELPKEPEKLIIKNNTISHKIMTPVEDLGDTTTTLINTVSNSIEGYLKLQSLFESYFGNDIHSLSRNTEPEDVNLKDVATRESLYYLFNEVEISELMIDFITSEIVNSMNQELKTPVANFKTQVDRYQAGVQQAIRDAAKLSEEVAKARERAAVLNTNLTDTIEGVQSWRDEAMSLLEQQHDIQASAEGEQSAVMTLGSDFQPILSSSQNLADQASNNLNTAENVYQTFEDIDNQATEIEQSGTNLVSNAENLATEMTDKLENDETFIENFTGVLANSRVGDRQNENLYDFLSNPVETSNEGTITTQNNTFTPYFLVLISFIVVLFTAYVISTINQKKVSLDQFASETSLMGTNMPITVITVGIGLLEGIVIGIVSSYYLPISDLNMLQLTIIMALLVTGMLLVATYLLRQIKMIGMFLLLAVFSLYLFFTDALGSGTAPFPLLEKLSPLQYMETFLLRIVEGTVNYGGAIFIVLMLLLIGALGNLLVINRPDREEEMTDENQAEAG; translated from the coding sequence ATGAAAAAAGTAGATAAACGGTGGATCTTATTTCTGGTTCTTATTGTTGCATTGGCATCAGGGTTATCTTTTTTATCGTTACATCAAGAAACGGAGACAGAAAACCCAAATAGAACACAAACGATGGCTATTGCAATTGTTAATGAGGATCAAGGATCAACATTTAATGGAACAGACTTGGCCTTTGGAGATGCATTTACGCAATCGATTAATCGCAACAATAACCATGAATGGTTTGTGGTTAGTCGTGGAGTGGCAGAGAGCGGCTTAGAAAATAATACATATGATATGATGGTTGTCATTCCCAATGATTTCTCCGAAAAATCATTAAACATTAATGCAGAAGATCCAGAGCCAGTTGTTTTACAATATAAAATAAACGCATCAGAGAATGCAAGAATAAAAGAAGAAGCAGAAAAAACGGCTAGCAATATATTAAATGATTTTAATCGACGTATTATTGACGTATATTTTGCAAGCGTAATTGGAAATCTTCAAGATGCTCAGGATAATGTAAGTGCAATGGTTGATAGACAGGCCTTACATACTAATGCTTTCAACAGTAATGTTCATCAACCATTATCAGGATATACGGACCAGTTCAATACAATCAAAGATCAAACGGAACATTCTACCAATAGTTTTAGTAGCTTTGAAGAACTAATAGAGTCTTATGAAAATCAATTATTGGAAGAAGCAGAGCAAGGTGAAGCGTTTGTATCAAATATCGAAGACGTAGTTGAACTAAAAGAAAATAATTTATCTCAATTACTTGCATTTAATGACATGTTTAGTCAGTTTAATCAGGGTATGAGAGCAACAGAAGTAGATGAGAAGTTACGTAATTTACAAACAGCTAATGATCAAATTAATCAGCAATTGGCTGCCGGTCAGAATAATAGTGGTCAGAATTCAGTAGCATCTGTAGTGAGAGTTCAAAACAACCCTGCAAATGATAATATCGCCACAGCTACATTAAAACTTCAAAACTATTTAAAACGTTCATCTGAACAGGTATCTGTTTTACAAGGTGATGTGAACAATTATCTAGAAAATGGTAATGAAGAGTTTGAAAATACAATTAGAAATCAAATAGAGTCAATTCTAGAAGACTCTACTGAAGATGATATTGATATTAATAAATTATTTCAACAACATGATGGAGTTGCGTTAGAAGATATTAATAACGCTATTGGCCAATTACCTTCGTTAAATGAAGATGACTTTTCAAATGTAGGATTACCAAAAGACCTTGAACAAGATATAAAAAATGTTATTCGAGTAACAGAACAATACAGGTCTGAATTTGAAAGTGTGGAAATTGAAGGTGACCGTAGCAAATTTCTGAAAGATCAAATTGAAAGTTTACGCACTCAAGTTAAAAATGGTATTACATTATCAGATACAGTAGAGCTACCCAAAAATGAAAAAGAGGGTCAAATATTTACCATTAAAATCCCAGAAGGATTTAATCTCCAATATTTAGGAATTCAACTTCCTGGTGAAGAGGAAGGAAACTACACAGAATATATTGATGAAAATGGTAGAGTACAATTACCTGCAAATAGAGCCGGATCCTTTACTGTCAATATAAAAGTTAATACTGAACCTGGGGAAGAAATATTTGATTTTTATAAACCACTTGAATGGTCCTGGAAGTTAAAACAAGAAGATTTAGATGATGTAGATAAACCAGAAAATGTTGCTTATCATCAGTCAGATCTGCAATTAGTTGCTTCTACTCAAGTTCTTAATATAAATACCGAAGAAGAGATGTCTAAGAACGATTCAAGCGGAACGCTAACAGATGGAGGAAAACCAGGTGGAGGTGATTCCACAGGCGAAGATAACCCAACTAGTGACGATGACAACTCTGGTGAAGGCGGAAAGAATGAGGGGGCTAATGAAACAACTGACCCTGTAGAAACAGAAGAACCAAGTGACCCAGAAGAACAGCCAGAGGCACCAGAAGAGGAAAATCCAGAAGAAGAACTACCTAAAGAACCAGAGAAACTGATCATTAAGAACAACACTATATCTCACAAAATAATGACACCAGTTGAGGATTTAGGAGATACAACAACTACATTGATAAATACGGTAAGTAATTCTATAGAAGGATACCTAAAACTACAATCACTATTTGAAAGTTATTTTGGTAATGATATTCATAGTTTATCAAGAAATACTGAGCCTGAAGATGTAAATCTAAAAGATGTTGCTACAAGAGAATCTCTTTACTATCTCTTCAATGAAGTAGAAATATCCGAGTTAATGATAGATTTTATAACTTCAGAAATTGTAAATAGTATGAATCAAGAGTTAAAAACACCAGTTGCAAACTTTAAAACACAGGTAGATAGATATCAAGCTGGTGTTCAACAAGCAATTCGTGACGCTGCTAAATTGTCTGAGGAAGTTGCAAAAGCAAGGGAAAGGGCAGCTGTTTTAAATACAAATCTTACGGATACTATTGAAGGCGTACAATCTTGGCGCGATGAGGCCATGTCCTTACTAGAACAGCAACATGATATTCAAGCGAGTGCAGAAGGTGAACAGAGTGCTGTTATGACTTTAGGAAGCGACTTCCAGCCGATATTATCTTCTAGTCAAAACTTAGCAGATCAAGCTTCGAATAACTTAAATACAGCTGAAAATGTTTATCAGACTTTTGAAGATATCGATAATCAAGCAACTGAGATTGAACAAAGCGGTACGAATTTAGTAAGTAATGCTGAAAATCTTGCTACCGAGATGACCGATAAGCTAGAAAATGATGAAACATTTATTGAGAATTTTACGGGTGTTTTAGCAAATAGTCGTGTCGGAGATCGTCAAAATGAAAATTTATATGATTTCTTGTCAAATCCAGTAGAAACGAGTAACGAAGGGACAATTACGACACAAAATAATACATTTACACCGTATTTCTTAGTGTTAATTAGCTTCATTGTTGTATTATTCACAGCTTATGTAATCTCGACGATTAATCAGAAGAAAGTAAGTCTAGATCAATTTGCATCAGAAACATCATTGATGGGTACGAATATGCCTATTACGGTAATTACAGTAGGTATAGGGTTACTGGAAGGTATTGTCATTGGTATTGTTTCAAGTTATTATTTACCAATTAGTGATCTCAATATGTTACAGTTAACCATTATTATGGCTTTATTGGTAACAGGTATGTTACTTGTTGCAACTTATTTACTAAGACAGATAAAAATGATAGGAATGTTCTTATTGTTAGCTGTATTTAGTTTGTACTTATTCTTTACAGACGCTTTAGGTTCTGGTACAGCGCCATTCCCATTATTAGAGAAGTTATCTCCACTGCAATATATGGAGACATTCCTCCTTCGAATTGTGGAAGGAACTGTTAACTACGGTGGAGCAATATTCATCGTACTAATGTTATTGTTAATTGGTGCACTCGGAAACCTATTGGTTATCAACCGACCTGATAGAGAGGAAGAAATGACCGATGAAAACCAAGCTGAAGCTGGTTAA
- the essA gene encoding type VII secretion protein EssA: protein MKTKLKLVNLAFVSSMILLILLPIGVSAETGSIKDGSLQMQIDRIIKDKDEKNEMRETELERIFPSLFTSETSQEINEKVNAEEDKIEYIEQNLFSEDVEGNVAIQEVKDSLFQSDYESVAASSSNAEEESSSSSSSNIILMTFAGIAVALCGGLYVLMQRLLD from the coding sequence ATGAAAACCAAGCTGAAGCTGGTTAATTTGGCATTTGTAAGTTCCATGATTCTGCTGATACTCCTTCCAATTGGAGTATCAGCAGAAACAGGTTCTATAAAAGATGGAAGTCTGCAAATGCAAATTGATCGAATAATTAAAGATAAAGATGAAAAAAATGAAATGCGAGAAACAGAACTAGAAAGAATATTCCCAAGCCTTTTCACTTCGGAAACTTCCCAAGAAATTAATGAAAAAGTAAATGCGGAAGAAGATAAAATCGAATATATAGAGCAAAATTTATTTTCTGAAGATGTGGAAGGGAATGTAGCGATTCAAGAGGTGAAAGACTCCTTATTTCAATCTGATTATGAATCCGTTGCAGCAAGTAGCAGTAATGCAGAAGAGGAATCATCTAGTTCCAGTTCAAGCAATATCATTTTGATGACGTTTGCTGGTATTGCAGTAGCTCTATGTGGAGGTTTGTATGTCTTAATGCAAAGATTATTAGATTAG
- a CDS encoding WXG100 family type VII secretion target: protein MAGQIRMSPEQLQAKAKRYGQSSQTIDQVLRDLQGLQDELRGEWEGRAFEKFDMQFQELKPKVQDFSQLMLDIENQLIKTAEAVAQQDEQLSQNFGLR, encoded by the coding sequence ATGGCAGGACAAATTCGTATGAGTCCAGAGCAATTACAGGCTAAGGCAAAGAGGTACGGACAAAGTTCACAAACAATTGACCAAGTACTTAGAGATTTACAAGGTCTTCAAGATGAGTTACGCGGAGAATGGGAAGGCCGTGCTTTTGAAAAGTTTGACATGCAATTCCAAGAACTTAAGCCAAAAGTACAAGACTTCTCACAACTTATGCTAGACATTGAGAATCAACTTATTAAAACTGCTGAAGCGGTTGCGCAACAAGATGAGCAATTGTCTCAAAACTTCGGTTTAAGATAA
- a CDS encoding FIMAH domain-containing protein, with the protein MHNLIETYSESGDIQDDAKRKFEMHLTAVERFEERKDASKVAKHMESFQLLLDQQLQAGKMSTLAYEDLSAETTDMIYQWK; encoded by the coding sequence ATCCATAATTTAATTGAAACATATTCAGAGTCAGGAGATATTCAAGATGATGCAAAGAGAAAATTTGAAATGCATTTGACTGCAGTAGAACGCTTTGAGGAAAGAAAAGATGCTTCTAAAGTGGCAAAGCATATGGAAAGCTTCCAATTACTATTAGATCAACAATTACAAGCTGGTAAGATGTCTACTCTAGCATATGAAGATTTAAGTGCCGAAACAACAGACATGATTTATCAATGGAAATAA